Proteins co-encoded in one Streptomyces roseochromogenus subsp. oscitans DS 12.976 genomic window:
- a CDS encoding DUF1479 domain-containing protein, whose protein sequence is MTSVADPRPSTVELPHWETVPEDLPAAIRAIKRALRARIEASGRTVAEVYAAAERRVAARVTEIKAAKEAGESVWPAIDYADIENGTVRPAQADLVRKRGCLVVRGHFPRERALAWDVSIVDYVERNHFFENYTSPGDDFFGSVGSEPEIYPIYWSEAQMEARQSDRMARVQSFLNSFWTHTSDGVRWFDPDRDALYPDRIRRRPPGTDSRGLGAHCDPGTLDLWMTEAYQRAFRHLFDGSVESYDPWDAAHRTAGPQYPGSTMCSAFRTFQGWTALSDMDHDQGVLHTVPIPEAMACLLLRPLLPDVPGDDMCGVTLNQVFPASEKWHPLLLEALTGIPDVRAGDSVWWHCDMIHSVAPVTGQRGWGNVMYIPAAPWCPRNERYAASVCEALLSGSSPGDFPEEHYERSWTGRFTADRLGTTGRRGLGLD, encoded by the coding sequence ATGACGAGCGTCGCTGACCCGCGGCCATCGACCGTGGAGCTGCCGCACTGGGAGACGGTGCCCGAGGACCTGCCCGCCGCGATCCGCGCGATCAAGCGGGCACTGCGGGCCCGGATCGAGGCCTCCGGGCGGACCGTCGCGGAGGTGTACGCCGCCGCCGAGCGGCGCGTCGCCGCCCGGGTCACCGAGATCAAGGCGGCGAAGGAGGCCGGCGAGAGTGTCTGGCCGGCGATCGACTACGCCGACATCGAGAACGGCACCGTGCGCCCCGCGCAGGCCGACCTGGTGAGGAAGCGCGGATGTCTCGTCGTACGCGGTCACTTCCCGAGGGAGCGAGCCCTCGCCTGGGACGTGTCGATCGTCGACTACGTCGAACGCAACCACTTCTTCGAGAACTACACCAGCCCCGGCGACGACTTCTTCGGCAGCGTCGGCTCCGAGCCCGAGATCTATCCGATCTACTGGTCCGAGGCCCAGATGGAGGCCCGGCAGAGTGACCGCATGGCCCGCGTGCAGTCGTTCCTGAACTCCTTCTGGACGCATACCTCCGACGGTGTGCGCTGGTTCGACCCCGACCGCGACGCGCTCTACCCCGACCGCATCCGCCGCCGCCCGCCGGGCACCGACTCCCGCGGCCTCGGCGCCCACTGCGACCCCGGCACCCTCGACCTGTGGATGACCGAGGCCTATCAACGGGCGTTCCGGCACCTCTTCGACGGAAGCGTCGAGAGTTACGACCCCTGGGACGCCGCGCACCGCACCGCCGGCCCCCAGTACCCGGGCTCCACCATGTGCTCGGCGTTCCGCACCTTCCAGGGCTGGACCGCGCTGTCCGACATGGACCACGACCAGGGCGTACTGCACACCGTGCCGATCCCCGAGGCGATGGCCTGTCTGCTGCTGCGCCCGCTGCTGCCGGACGTCCCCGGCGACGACATGTGCGGCGTCACCCTCAACCAGGTCTTCCCCGCGAGCGAGAAGTGGCACCCGCTGCTGCTGGAGGCGCTCACCGGCATCCCGGACGTGCGCGCCGGTGACTCCGTCTGGTGGCACTGCGACATGATTCACAGCGTGGCACCGGTGACCGGCCAGCGGGGCTGGGGCAACGTCATGTACATCCCCGCCGCGCCCTGGTGCCCGCGCAACGAGCGGTACGCCGCCTCCGTGTGCGAGGCCCTCCTCTCCGGCTCCAGCCCGGGTGACTTCCCCGAGGAGCACTACGAGCGTTCCTGGACCGGGCGCTTCACCGCCGACCGGCTGGGCACCACCGGCCGCCGGGGCCTCGGACTCGACTGA
- a CDS encoding ROK family transcriptional regulator yields MTPAKPSLDMLRALTDEHVLRTLMDRPRLTRAEIAALTGISKPTISDGVQRLAEAGLLVDTGERTTGRGRAGSYYALAPQLGLALVASISPYGVTAQAVDAHGTAVAETRVELGRNASEHLAAKALAQAARRLRRTAPGGLRTAVVSAADPVDRATGRLVRLPDSPFLVGDLDPTTVLARYVDGPVLVDNDINWAARAERSTGCAAGVDDFVYVHLGEGLGCAVVTDGAVRRGHRGLSGEIAHVPTAGPDGTAMPLIEVFAVLGLRRADSTAIDVAALEAAVAGDDERAHRVRETLARAVDGVVSAAVCLTDPELIVIGGEWGRHPRLIAAIEANAARGPRPVRIAAGCVPAPELTGARTRAVEELRTLIVRSAHPGA; encoded by the coding sequence ATGACCCCGGCCAAGCCCTCGCTGGACATGCTGCGCGCCCTCACGGACGAGCACGTGCTGCGCACCCTCATGGACCGTCCGCGCCTGACCAGGGCGGAGATCGCGGCCCTGACCGGCATCTCGAAGCCGACCATCTCCGACGGCGTGCAGCGCCTGGCCGAGGCGGGCCTGCTGGTGGACACCGGCGAGCGCACGACAGGCCGCGGACGCGCGGGCTCCTACTACGCCCTGGCACCACAGCTCGGTCTCGCCCTGGTCGCGAGCATCTCCCCGTACGGCGTGACGGCTCAGGCGGTGGACGCCCACGGCACCGCCGTCGCCGAGACCCGGGTCGAGCTCGGCCGCAACGCGAGCGAACACCTCGCGGCCAAGGCCCTGGCCCAGGCCGCTCGCCGGCTGCGCAGGACGGCACCGGGCGGACTGCGCACCGCGGTCGTCAGCGCCGCCGATCCCGTGGACCGCGCGACCGGCCGGCTCGTACGGCTGCCCGACTCTCCGTTCCTGGTCGGCGACCTCGACCCCACCACCGTCCTCGCCCGGTACGTCGACGGACCCGTGCTGGTGGACAACGACATCAACTGGGCCGCCCGCGCGGAGCGTTCCACCGGATGCGCCGCCGGTGTCGACGACTTCGTCTACGTCCACCTCGGCGAGGGGCTGGGCTGCGCCGTGGTCACCGACGGCGCGGTACGGCGCGGCCACCGCGGCCTCAGCGGCGAGATCGCCCACGTCCCCACGGCCGGACCGGACGGCACGGCGATGCCGCTGATCGAGGTGTTCGCCGTGCTCGGGCTACGCCGGGCCGACTCGACGGCCATCGACGTCGCGGCGCTGGAGGCGGCCGTGGCGGGCGACGACGAGCGGGCCCACCGGGTCCGGGAGACCCTCGCCCGCGCCGTCGACGGCGTCGTGTCCGCGGCCGTCTGCCTCACCGACCCCGAGCTGATCGTCATCGGCGGCGAATGGGGCCGGCACCCACGCCTGATCGCCGCGATCGAGGCGAACGCCGCCCGCGGTCCACGACCGGTCCGCATCGCGGCCGGATGCGTGCCCGCGCCCGAACTGACGGGGGCACGCACACGTGCCGTGGAAGAACTGCGCACCCTGATCGTCCGGTCCGCGCACCCCGGCGCATGA
- a CDS encoding phosphotransferase — MHRACSIVVDRSTYQYAPTPWERESWRDAALAWVADRLAERGLRMGGDLAVRLRPWSVLVRVPVEGRDVVWFKANPPASAFEGPLTAALARWVPGHVLEPLAVDAQRAWVLLPDGGELFRSVLSRAPVGPRAWEDLLRQYGSMQRAVSPHAREIERLGVPSARTPDLPAAFDNLLAQNTALRPEARARLERLLPRLADWSAELASAGIEDTLDHADLHDGQLFRPAPGRCTFFDWGDAAVSHPFCSLRIPVEKARARYGPQVLPRLLDAYLEPWTAPGRTAADLRRAAHLAWRLSALGRAAAWGRTFPDPSAPASGDEHSSESLLELLNEPPF, encoded by the coding sequence ATGCACCGTGCGTGTTCGATCGTCGTGGACCGGAGCACCTACCAGTACGCGCCGACTCCGTGGGAGCGGGAGTCCTGGCGGGACGCGGCCCTCGCCTGGGTGGCGGACCGGCTCGCCGAACGCGGCCTGCGGATGGGCGGTGACCTGGCTGTGCGGTTGCGTCCGTGGTCCGTGCTGGTGCGGGTGCCCGTCGAGGGGCGGGACGTCGTCTGGTTCAAGGCGAATCCGCCGGCCAGCGCCTTCGAGGGCCCGCTGACCGCCGCGCTGGCCCGCTGGGTGCCGGGGCATGTGCTGGAGCCGCTGGCCGTCGACGCCCAGCGCGCATGGGTCCTGCTGCCCGACGGAGGAGAACTGTTCCGCTCCGTGCTCTCCCGCGCGCCGGTCGGGCCGCGGGCCTGGGAGGACCTGCTGCGCCAGTACGGGAGCATGCAGCGGGCCGTGAGTCCGCACGCCCGCGAGATCGAGCGGCTCGGGGTGCCCTCCGCCCGGACCCCGGACCTGCCCGCGGCATTCGACAATCTGCTGGCCCAGAACACCGCGCTGCGCCCGGAGGCCCGTGCCCGGCTGGAACGGCTGTTGCCCCGCCTTGCGGACTGGTCCGCCGAACTCGCGTCCGCCGGCATCGAGGACACCCTGGACCACGCCGACCTGCACGACGGCCAGCTGTTCCGTCCGGCACCGGGCCGGTGCACCTTCTTCGACTGGGGCGACGCGGCCGTCTCGCACCCGTTCTGCAGCCTGCGGATCCCGGTCGAAAAGGCCCGCGCACGGTACGGACCGCAGGTCCTGCCCCGCCTGCTGGACGCCTATCTGGAACCCTGGACGGCTCCCGGCCGCACGGCGGCGGACCTTCGCCGCGCCGCACACCTCGCCTGGCGGCTGAGCGCCCTCGGCCGCGCGGCGGCCTGGGGCCGCACGTTCCCCGACCCGTCGGCGCCGGCCTCGGGCGACGAGCACAGCTCCGAGTCCCTGTTGGAACTCCTCAACGAACCGCCGTTCTGA
- a CDS encoding N,N-dimethylformamidase beta subunit family domain-containing protein, protein MAPAHDTTPPDGFGRRRFLTLCAGVGLGTAAACTAAPPHPHSTAAPDGRLRPEAEQDAPGTAGWRLASTGSPDAVAGYTDRVSVTPGEEFGLHVSTTAAAFRVSAFRIGWYGGRQARRIWASGRIPGRTRPAPRLLPATRTVRADWPVTLPVDTAGWPEGAYLLRLEADSGHQRYVPLIVRSTVGAGRTVLLHAPATWQAYNRWGGSSLYNGASGAYATRSLAVSFDRPYDGTGAEKFLVYERALVVLAERLGIPLAYTTGVDVHRDPGVLRGAHAVVCLGHDEYWTPEQRAHVTAARDAGTNIAFLGANTCFRRVRLEAGEAAADRTVVCYKSSYRTDPCYDSHPALVTTDYRLAPAPDPESSLTGVLYEGYPVDAPYVVRAADHWLYEGTGARSGDAFAHLVGVEYDRITPGAPTPGPLEIIAHSPLVCGGRPSHSDSAYYTASGGAGVFATGIMRWVEGLVAGTDTLGRDHGMDARTRVFVTRTTENLLRTFAKGPAARHAPPPRANVGAVYGI, encoded by the coding sequence GTGGCTCCGGCACACGACACCACGCCGCCGGACGGCTTCGGCCGCCGGCGCTTCCTCACCCTGTGCGCAGGCGTCGGCCTCGGCACGGCGGCCGCATGCACGGCGGCACCACCGCATCCGCACTCCACCGCGGCCCCTGACGGGCGGCTGCGGCCCGAGGCGGAGCAGGACGCGCCGGGCACCGCCGGCTGGCGTCTCGCCTCCACCGGCTCGCCGGACGCGGTGGCCGGCTACACGGACCGGGTGAGCGTGACCCCGGGCGAGGAGTTCGGGCTGCATGTGTCCACCACCGCAGCGGCGTTCCGGGTGTCCGCGTTCCGGATCGGCTGGTACGGCGGGCGTCAGGCCCGCCGGATCTGGGCGTCCGGACGTATACCCGGCCGTACCCGGCCGGCTCCGCGGCTGTTGCCCGCCACCCGCACCGTGCGCGCCGACTGGCCGGTCACGCTGCCGGTGGACACCGCCGGCTGGCCGGAGGGTGCCTATCTGCTGCGGCTGGAGGCGGACAGCGGTCACCAGCGGTACGTTCCGCTGATCGTCCGCTCCACCGTGGGCGCCGGCCGCACGGTCCTGCTGCACGCCCCGGCCACCTGGCAGGCGTACAACCGCTGGGGCGGCAGCAGCCTCTACAACGGCGCGTCCGGCGCCTACGCCACCCGCTCCCTCGCGGTCAGCTTCGACCGCCCCTACGACGGCACGGGCGCCGAGAAGTTCCTGGTGTACGAGCGAGCGCTGGTGGTGCTGGCCGAACGCCTCGGCATACCGCTCGCCTACACCACCGGCGTCGACGTCCACCGCGATCCCGGGGTGCTGCGCGGCGCGCACGCCGTCGTCTGCCTGGGCCACGACGAGTACTGGACGCCTGAGCAACGCGCCCATGTGACGGCCGCCCGGGACGCGGGGACGAACATCGCCTTCCTGGGCGCGAACACGTGCTTCCGCCGGGTCCGGCTCGAGGCCGGAGAGGCCGCGGCCGACCGTACGGTGGTCTGCTACAAGAGCTCCTACCGCACCGATCCCTGCTACGACTCCCACCCCGCGCTGGTCACCACCGATTACCGTCTGGCGCCCGCGCCCGACCCGGAGTCCTCCCTGACCGGCGTGCTCTACGAGGGCTATCCGGTCGATGCCCCCTATGTCGTCCGGGCCGCCGATCACTGGCTGTACGAAGGCACCGGCGCACGCTCCGGCGACGCCTTCGCCCATCTCGTCGGCGTCGAGTACGACCGGATCACCCCCGGGGCCCCCACCCCGGGACCGCTGGAGATCATCGCGCACTCCCCGCTGGTCTGCGGCGGGCGGCCGAGCCACAGCGACTCGGCGTACTACACGGCTTCCGGCGGTGCGGGCGTGTTCGCGACCGGCATCATGCGCTGGGTGGAGGGCCTGGTGGCCGGGACGGACACGCTGGGGCGCGACCACGGCATGGACGCCCGCACCCGCGTCTTCGTCACCCGCACCACCGAGAACCTCCTGCGTACGTTCGCGAAGGGGCCCGCGGCCCGGCACGCCCCGCCGCCCCGCGCCAATGTGGGTGCGGTGTACGGGATCTGA
- a CDS encoding VOC family protein encodes MSVELNHTIVHARNNRESADFFTELLGLETAKAWGPFVAVTLSNGVTLDYATAPEDQITPQHYAFLVSEEEFDAAYKRIVERGMEHWADPHRKQPGTINHNDGGRGVYFLDPAGHAMELLTVPYGGWPS; translated from the coding sequence TTGTCAGTCGAGTTGAACCACACCATCGTCCACGCCCGGAACAACCGGGAGTCCGCCGACTTCTTCACCGAGCTGCTCGGTCTCGAGACCGCCAAGGCGTGGGGCCCGTTCGTCGCGGTCACCCTCAGCAACGGGGTCACGCTGGACTACGCCACCGCCCCCGAGGACCAGATCACGCCACAGCACTACGCGTTCCTGGTCTCCGAGGAGGAGTTCGACGCCGCGTACAAGCGGATCGTCGAACGCGGCATGGAGCACTGGGCGGACCCGCACCGGAAGCAGCCCGGCACGATCAACCACAACGACGGCGGCCGCGGCGTGTACTTCCTGGACCCGGCGGGCCACGCCATGGAGTTGCTCACGGTCCCCTACGGCGGCTGGCCGTCGTGA
- the bla gene encoding class A beta-lactamase, whose product MARRRLLRAGLAATTAALAAGAVSESAASAVPDPERHGAGAELTDLERRHGARLGVYARNVRTGRTVSHRAGERFAMCSTFKAFAAAAVLRDHGRCAPLDTVIHYPPHDILPHSPRTEEHVDTGMTVADLCAAAIQYSDNAAGNLLLRQIGGPDGLTRFFRSLGDGTSRLDRWEPELNTAIPGDRRDTTTPEALGRGFERLTLGRALARADRAQLVTWLKGNTTSAARFGAGLPRDWVLADKTGTGDYGTANDIGVAWTTRGTPVLLTVLSSKTAQDAAADDALVAEAARIAARVLAPGE is encoded by the coding sequence ATGGCCCGGCGCCGCCTGCTCAGGGCGGGCCTCGCCGCCACCACCGCGGCCCTCGCCGCAGGCGCCGTCTCCGAGTCCGCCGCATCGGCGGTCCCGGACCCCGAACGGCACGGTGCCGGGGCCGAGTTGACCGATCTGGAGCGGCGGCACGGCGCCCGGCTCGGCGTGTACGCGCGCAATGTCCGCACCGGGCGGACCGTGTCCCATCGGGCGGGGGAGCGGTTCGCGATGTGTTCGACGTTCAAGGCGTTCGCCGCGGCGGCGGTGCTGCGCGACCATGGCCGCTGCGCACCGTTGGACACGGTGATCCACTACCCGCCGCACGACATCCTGCCCCACTCGCCGCGCACCGAGGAGCACGTGGACACCGGTATGACGGTGGCCGACCTGTGCGCGGCGGCGATCCAGTACAGCGACAACGCGGCGGGCAATCTGCTGCTGCGTCAGATCGGCGGTCCCGACGGACTCACCCGCTTCTTCCGTTCGCTCGGCGACGGAACGAGCAGGCTCGACCGGTGGGAGCCGGAGCTGAACACGGCGATCCCCGGCGACCGGCGCGACACCACGACTCCCGAGGCCCTCGGCCGCGGCTTCGAGCGGCTGACCCTGGGCCGGGCGCTCGCCCGCGCCGACCGGGCGCAGCTCGTCACCTGGCTGAAAGGCAACACCACCAGCGCCGCGCGGTTCGGCGCGGGGCTGCCGCGCGACTGGGTGCTGGCGGACAAGACCGGCACCGGCGACTACGGGACCGCCAACGACATCGGCGTGGCCTGGACGACCCGGGGGACACCGGTCCTGCTGACCGTGCTGTCGAGCAAGACCGCCCAGGACGCGGCGGCTGACGACGCGCTCGTCGCGGAGGCGGCCCGGATCGCGGCCCGCGTCCTCGCGCCGGGGGAGTGA
- a CDS encoding LysR family transcriptional regulator has product MDLLAHLEAYVATADEVSFSRAADRLGIAQPLLSRRIKTLEEHFGGPLFDRSRRQITTTELGVLLLPYARDVLDRTQRLRQVAGAAGRARLR; this is encoded by the coding sequence ATGGATCTCCTGGCGCACCTAGAGGCCTACGTCGCGACGGCCGACGAAGTGAGCTTCTCCCGGGCGGCCGACCGGCTCGGCATCGCGCAGCCGCTGCTCAGCCGCCGTATCAAGACGCTGGAGGAGCACTTCGGCGGCCCGTTGTTCGACCGTTCGCGGCGGCAGATCACGACCACGGAGCTGGGGGTGCTGCTGCTGCCGTACGCGCGGGACGTGCTGGACCGGACGCAGCGGCTGCGGCAGGTCGCCGGTGCGGCCGGGCGGGCGCGGCTGCGGG
- a CDS encoding serine hydrolase, whose product MSAAPVRHPVYVGDDGALRDAAEAIAADWAALGVRGSFLARNLDTGEQLGFAIGELTPLASVVKVPLALVVLDRIAAGELDPGTPVEVDPARSSVGPTGLAAFRHPATVAVGDLLVLMLSVSDNAAADTLLDLVPVADVDERLRAWGCGEIRMRHRLNHMYECAAGAAGNDFSLALELALRDERAGRHTIETLDPAYANVGSAAALVELLRRVWCDQVSVPSATAELRRLMGLQVFTQRLASELRADTLRWSGKTGTFLHLRHEIGVVEAESGDRVAIAALTRADRCAGLAPDIDLAIGVAGREAFEVLRS is encoded by the coding sequence ATGAGCGCGGCACCTGTGCGCCATCCGGTGTACGTCGGGGACGACGGCGCCCTCCGGGACGCCGCCGAGGCGATCGCAGCGGACTGGGCGGCCCTCGGCGTGCGCGGCTCATTCCTCGCCCGGAACCTCGACACGGGCGAACAACTCGGCTTCGCTATTGGTGAGTTGACACCGCTTGCGTCGGTGGTGAAGGTGCCGCTGGCCCTCGTCGTACTGGACCGGATCGCGGCCGGGGAACTCGACCCGGGGACCCCGGTGGAGGTCGACCCGGCGAGGAGCAGCGTCGGTCCTACCGGGCTCGCGGCGTTCCGTCACCCGGCCACCGTGGCCGTCGGCGATCTGCTTGTGCTGATGCTGTCGGTGAGCGACAACGCCGCGGCGGACACCCTGCTCGATCTGGTGCCGGTGGCGGACGTGGACGAGCGGTTGCGCGCCTGGGGGTGCGGAGAGATCCGGATGCGGCACCGGCTGAACCACATGTACGAGTGCGCCGCCGGTGCCGCCGGCAACGATTTCTCGCTCGCGCTGGAACTGGCCCTCCGGGACGAGCGGGCGGGCCGGCACACCATCGAGACCCTGGATCCGGCGTACGCCAACGTCGGCTCGGCTGCGGCGCTCGTCGAACTGCTGCGGCGGGTGTGGTGCGACCAGGTGTCCGTCCCCTCGGCCACGGCGGAGCTGCGGCGGCTGATGGGGCTGCAGGTCTTCACGCAGCGGCTGGCGAGTGAGCTGCGGGCGGACACGCTGCGGTGGAGCGGTAAGACGGGCACCTTCTTGCATCTGCGGCACGAGATCGGTGTGGTCGAGGCGGAGTCCGGGGATCGGGTGGCCATTGCTGCGCTGACCCGTGCGGACCGCTGCGCGGGGCTTGCGCCGGATATCGACCTCGCGATCGGGGTGGCGGGGCGGGAGGCGTTCGAGGTGCTGCGGAGTTGA
- a CDS encoding DUF4232 domain-containing protein translates to MQHRNTIRLAASATAVIAAALSLTACDPGDDSGAAKTSSPAPASAAPSRTAPAATNPTPTAPSASRSSGGGTSTAPGAPASPISGTVTGTKPTCSVSAVNATAYQAANRPDGTGTGAAIVEFTNVSGHACVLRGHPSVAGAGNGSPEHNSPLKVTPTGTASAVPLAPGGKAWVKLTFHQVQGEADGYCVSGAKPAVYPTLVIGLPGSGAHQVALSDGEFAECDNTVTATAVSAAKPS, encoded by the coding sequence ATGCAGCACCGCAACACCATCCGCCTCGCCGCGTCCGCGACAGCCGTGATCGCCGCCGCACTGTCGCTGACGGCATGCGATCCGGGCGATGACAGCGGGGCGGCCAAGACGTCCTCCCCGGCCCCGGCCTCCGCAGCCCCCTCGCGCACCGCCCCCGCCGCCACGAACCCCACCCCCACGGCCCCGTCGGCCTCGAGATCCTCCGGCGGCGGTACCTCGACCGCTCCGGGCGCCCCCGCCTCTCCCATATCCGGCACCGTGACCGGTACGAAGCCGACATGCTCGGTGTCGGCCGTGAACGCGACGGCCTACCAGGCGGCCAACCGTCCCGACGGCACCGGCACGGGCGCAGCGATCGTCGAGTTCACGAACGTCTCCGGACACGCGTGCGTCCTGCGAGGCCACCCGTCGGTGGCCGGAGCGGGCAACGGTTCCCCCGAGCACAACAGCCCGCTGAAGGTGACCCCCACGGGCACCGCGTCGGCCGTGCCCCTCGCGCCGGGCGGCAAGGCATGGGTGAAGCTGACCTTCCACCAGGTCCAGGGCGAGGCCGACGGCTACTGCGTGTCCGGCGCGAAGCCCGCCGTCTACCCGACGCTCGTGATCGGACTGCCCGGCTCGGGCGCACACCAAGTCGCCCTCTCGGACGGTGAGTTCGCCGAGTGCGACAACACCGTCACCGCCACCGCGGTCTCGGCGGCGAAGCCTTCCTGA
- the katG gene encoding catalase/peroxidase HPI — protein MTENIDANVADAKAEGGCPVAHGRAAHPTQGGGNRQWWPERLNLKILAKNPAVANPLGEDFDYREAFNALDLAAVKRDIAEVLTTSQDWWPADFGNYGPLMIRMAWHSAGTYRISDGRGGAGGGQQRFAPINSWPDNASLDKARRLLWPVKKKYGKSISWADLMVLTGNVALETMGFKTFGFAGGRVDEWEPDEDVYWGPETVWLDDQRYTGDRELENPLAAVQMGLIYVNPEGPNGNPDPIAAARDIRETFRRMAMNDEETVALIAGGHTFGKTHGAGPADNVGADPEAAPLEQMGLGWKSSYGTGVGKDAITSGLEVIWTQSPTKWSNEFFKNLFEYEYELTQSPAGANQWVAKDAPENVPDAFDPEKKHRPTMLTTDLSLRFDPIYEPISRRFYENPEEFADAFARAWYKLTHRDMGPVVRYLGPEVPSEELLWQDPLPQRTGEPIDAADIASLKEEILGTGLTVSQLVSAAWAAASSFRGSDKRGGANGGRIRLEPQRNWEVNNPDELAQVLRALEGIQESFNAKGGKRVSLADLVVLAGSAAVEKAAKDGGVEVEVPFTAGRVDASQEQTDVESFANLEPAADGFRNYVGKGNRLPAEFLLVDKANLLRLSAPEMTVLVGGLRVLGANHNGSKHGVLTDRPGTLTNDFFVNLLDLDTEWKSTSSAQDEFEGRDASGAVKWTGTRADLVFGSNSELRAVAEVYASDDAKEKFVKDFVAAWVKVMNADRYDLV, from the coding sequence ATGACTGAGAACATCGACGCCAACGTCGCAGACGCGAAGGCGGAGGGCGGCTGCCCTGTCGCCCATGGCCGCGCCGCGCACCCGACCCAGGGCGGTGGCAACCGCCAGTGGTGGCCGGAGCGGCTCAACCTGAAGATCCTTGCCAAGAACCCGGCCGTGGCCAACCCGCTCGGCGAGGACTTCGACTACCGCGAGGCCTTCAACGCCCTGGACCTCGCCGCGGTGAAGCGTGACATCGCCGAGGTGCTCACCACCTCACAGGACTGGTGGCCCGCCGACTTCGGCAACTACGGCCCGCTCATGATCCGTATGGCCTGGCACAGCGCCGGTACGTACCGCATCAGCGACGGCCGCGGCGGCGCCGGCGGTGGTCAGCAGCGCTTCGCGCCGATCAACAGCTGGCCGGACAACGCGAGCCTGGACAAGGCCCGCCGTCTGCTGTGGCCGGTGAAGAAAAAGTACGGCAAGTCCATTTCCTGGGCCGACCTGATGGTCCTCACGGGCAATGTTGCGCTGGAGACGATGGGCTTCAAGACCTTCGGCTTCGCCGGTGGCCGCGTGGACGAGTGGGAGCCCGACGAGGACGTCTACTGGGGCCCCGAGACCGTCTGGCTGGACGACCAGCGCTACACCGGTGACCGTGAGCTGGAGAACCCGCTCGCCGCGGTCCAGATGGGTCTCATCTACGTCAACCCCGAGGGCCCGAACGGCAACCCGGACCCGATCGCCGCGGCCCGCGACATCCGTGAGACCTTCCGCCGTATGGCGATGAACGACGAGGAGACCGTCGCCCTCATCGCCGGTGGCCACACCTTCGGCAAGACCCACGGCGCCGGCCCGGCGGACAACGTCGGTGCCGACCCGGAGGCCGCCCCGCTGGAGCAGATGGGCCTCGGCTGGAAGAGCAGCTACGGCACCGGCGTCGGCAAGGACGCCATCACCAGTGGCCTCGAGGTCATCTGGACCCAGTCGCCGACGAAATGGAGCAACGAGTTCTTCAAGAACCTCTTCGAATACGAGTACGAGCTGACCCAGAGCCCGGCCGGCGCCAACCAGTGGGTGGCCAAGGACGCCCCGGAGAACGTCCCGGACGCGTTCGACCCGGAGAAGAAGCACCGTCCGACGATGCTCACCACGGACCTCTCGCTGCGCTTCGACCCGATCTACGAGCCGATCTCGCGCCGCTTCTACGAGAACCCCGAGGAATTCGCGGACGCCTTCGCCCGCGCCTGGTACAAGCTGACGCACCGCGACATGGGCCCGGTCGTCCGCTACCTCGGCCCCGAGGTGCCCAGCGAGGAGCTGCTGTGGCAGGACCCGCTGCCGCAGCGCACCGGTGAGCCGATCGACGCCGCGGACATCGCCTCCCTCAAGGAGGAGATCCTCGGCACGGGCCTCACCGTCTCGCAGCTGGTCTCCGCCGCCTGGGCGGCCGCTTCGTCCTTCCGCGGCAGCGACAAGCGCGGCGGCGCCAACGGCGGCCGTATCCGTCTGGAGCCGCAGCGTAACTGGGAGGTCAACAACCCGGACGAGCTGGCCCAGGTGCTGCGTGCCCTGGAGGGCATCCAGGAGTCCTTCAACGCCAAGGGCGGCAAGCGGGTCTCGCTGGCCGACCTCGTGGTGCTCGCGGGATCCGCGGCCGTCGAGAAGGCGGCCAAGGACGGCGGTGTCGAGGTCGAGGTGCCGTTCACGGCGGGCCGTGTCGACGCCTCGCAGGAGCAGACGGACGTCGAGTCCTTCGCCAACCTCGAGCCGGCCGCCGACGGCTTCCGGAACTACGTCGGCAAGGGCAACCGCCTGCCGGCCGAGTTCCTGCTGGTCGACAAGGCGAACCTGCTCCGGCTGAGCGCGCCCGAGATGACCGTCCTCGTCGGTGGTCTGCGCGTCCTCGGCGCCAACCACAACGGCTCCAAGCACGGTGTCCTCACCGACCGGCCGGGCACGTTGACGAACGACTTCTTCGTCAACCTGCTCGACCTGGACACCGAGTGGAAGTCGACCTCCTCCGCGCAGGACGAGTTCGAGGGCCGTGACGCCTCCGGTGCGGTCAAGTGGACCGGCACCCGGGCCGACCTGGTCTTCGGCTCGAACTCCGAGCTGCGTGCCGTCGCCGAGGTGTACGCCAGTGACGACGCGAAGGAGAAGTTCGTGAAGGACTTCGTCGCCGCGTGGGTCAAGGTCATGAACGCGGACCGGTACGACCTCGTCTGA